From the genome of Symphalangus syndactylus isolate Jambi chromosome 7, NHGRI_mSymSyn1-v2.1_pri, whole genome shotgun sequence, one region includes:
- the ZHX1 gene encoding zinc fingers and homeoboxes protein 1: MASRRKSTTPCMVLASEQDPDLELISDLDEGPPVLTPVENTRAESISSDEEVHESVDSDNQQNKKVEGGYECKYCTFQTPDLNMFTFHVDSEHPNVVLNSSYVCVECNFLTKRYDALSEHNLKYHPGEENFKLTMVKRNNQTIFEQTINDLTFDGSFVKEENAEQAESTEVSSSGISISKTPIMKMMKNKVENKRIAVHHNSVEDVPEEKENEIKPDREEIVENPSSSASESNTSTSIVNRIHPSTASTVVTPAAVLPGLAQVITAVSAQQNSNLIPKVLIPVNSIPTYNAALDNNPLLLNTYNKFPYPTMSEITVLSAQAKYTEEQIKIWFSAQRLKHGVSWTPEEVEEARRKQFNGTVHTVPQTITVIPTHISTGSNGLPSILQTCQIVGQPGLVLTQVAGTNTLPVTAPIALTVAGVPSQNNVQKSQVPAAQPTAETKPATAAVPTSQSVKHETALVNPDSFGIRAKKTKEQLAELKVSYLKNQFPHDSEIIRLMKITGLTKGEIKKWFSDTRYNQRNSKSNQCLHLNNDSSTTIVIDSSDETTESPTVGTAQPKQSWNPFPDFTPQKFKEKTAEQLRVLQASFLNSSVLTDEELNRLRAQTKLTRREIDAWFTEKKKSKALKEEKMEIDESNAGSSKEEAGETSPGDESGAPKSGSTGKICKKTPEQLHMLKSAFVRTQWPSPEEYDKLAKESGLARTDIVSWFGDTRYAWKNGNLKWYYYYQSANSSSMNGLSSLRKRGRGRPKGRGRGRPRGRPRGSKRINNWDRGPSLIKFKTGTAILKDYYLKHKFLNEQDLDELVNKSHMGYEQVREWFAERQRRSELGIELFEENEEEDEVIDDQEEDEEETDDSDTWEPPRHVKRKLSKSDD; the protein is encoded by the coding sequence ATGGCAAGCAGGCGAAAATCAACAACACCTTGCATGGTCCTTGCCAGTGAACAAGATCCAGACCTTGAGTTGATATCAGATTTGGATGAAGGTCCTCCTGTGCTTACACCTGTAGAAAACACCAGAGCAGAGAGTATCTCAAGTGATGAAGAAGTTCATGAATCTGTGGATTCAGAcaatcagcaaaataaaaaagttgaagGTGGATATGAATGTAAATATTGTACTTTTCAAACTCCAGATCTAAATATGTTTACTTTTCATGTGGATTCAGAACATCCCAATGTAGTGCTAAATTCATCCTATGTTTGTGTCGAATGCAATTTTCTTACCAAAAGGTATGATGCACTTTCTGAGCATAATCTGAAATATCACCCAGGAGAAGAGAATTTTAAGTTGACTATGGTGAAACGTAATAACCAGACAATCTTTGAACAAACAATAAATGATCTGACTTTTGATGGTAGTTTTGTTAAAGAGGAGAATGCAGAGCAAGCAGAATCTACAGAAGTTTCTTCTTCGGGAATATCTATCAGTAAAACTCCTATcatgaaaatgatgaaaaataaagtggaaaacaAACGGATTGCAGTTCATCATAACTCAGTTGAGGACGTTcctgaagagaaagagaatgaaatcaaACCAGACCGTGAAGAaattgtagaaaatccaagttcttcagcttctgAATCTAATACAAGTACTTCCATTGTAAACAGAATACATCCAAGTACTGCCAGCACGGTAGTGACACCAGCAGCAGTTCTTCCTGGATTGGCCCAGGTGATAACTGCTGTATCTGCTCAGCagaattctaatttgattcccAAAGTCTTAATCCCTGTTAATAGCATTCCCACCTACAATGCTGCATTGGATAACAATCCCCTTTTACTTAACACCTACAACAAATTCCCTTACCCAACAATGTCAGAAATTACAGTTCTTTCTGCTCAAGCAAAATATACAGAAGAACAGATCAAGATATGGTTTTCAGCCCAACGTTTAAAACATGGTGTTAGTTGGACTCCCGAGGAAGTAGAGGAGGCAAGAAGGAAACAATTCAATGGAACAGTGCATACTGTACCTCAGACCATAACTGTTATTCCTACACACATTTCCACAGGGAGTAATGGTTTACCATCTATTTTACAGACATGCCAAAtagttggtcagcctggtctggTCCTTACTCAAGTGGCTGGAACAAACACCTTGCCAGTTACAGCACCTATAGCCTTGACAGTGGCAGGCGTTCCAAGTCAAAATAATGTACAGAAAAGTCAGGTACCTGCTGCTCAGCCTACTGCAGAAACAAAGCCGGCAACAGCAGCAGTTCCAACTTCTCAAAGTGTCAAACATGAAACTGCATTGGTAAACCCTGATTCATTTGGCATTCGggcaaaaaagacaaaagagcaaCTGGCAGAATTAAAAGTTAGCTACCTTAAAAATCAGTTTCCCCATGATTCAGAAATTATCAGACTTATGAAAATAACAGGCCTGACAAAAGGAGAGATTAAAAAATGGTTTAGTGACACAAGGTACAACCAGAGAAATTCAAAGAGTAATCAGTGCTTACATCTCAACAATGATTCCTCTACCACCATTGTTATAGACTCCAGTGATGAAACCACGGAATCCCCAACTGTTGGTACTGCACAGCCTAAGCAATCCTGGAATCCTTTTCCTGACTTTACTCCCCAAAAGTTTAAAGAGAAAACTGCAGAGCAGCTTCGTGTCCTTCAGGCAAGTTTCCTCAATAGCTCTGTACTTACAGATGAAGAATTAAATAGGTTAAGGGCACAAACCAAACTTACCAGAAGAGAAATCGATGCTTGGtttacagagaagaagaaatcaaaagctttaaaggaagagaaaatggaaatagaTGAAAGTAATGCAGGTAGTTCCAAAGAAGAAGCTGGAGAAACTTCTCCTGGAGATGAATCTGGTGCACCTAAGTCAGGGAGTACAGGCAAGATATGTAAAAAAACACCTGAGCAGCTGCACATGCTTAAGAGTGCATTTGTCCGGACACAGTGGCCATCACCAGAAGAATATGACAAGTTGGCCAAAGAAAGCGGGCTTGCTAGAACAGACATAGTTAGTTGGTTTGGGGACACCCGTTATGCTTGGAAGAATGGAAACTTGAAATGGTACTACTATTATCAGAGCGCCAATTCAAGTAGTATGAATGGTCTGTCTTCCcttaggaaaagagggagagggagacccAAAGGACGGGGAAGAGGAAGACCGCGTGGGCGGCCTAGAGGAAGCAAAAGAATTAACAATTGGGACAGGGGACCATCactcataaaatttaaaactggaACTGCAATACTTAAGGATTATTACCTGAAGCACAAGTTTCTTAATGAGCAAGACCTTGATGAACTTGTTAACAAATCACATATGGGCTATGAGCAGGTCAGAGAGTGGTTTGCAGAAAGACAGAGAAGATCAGAATTAGGTATAGAATTATTTgaggaaaatgaggaggaagatgAAGTTATTGATGACCAGGAAGAGGATGAAGAAGAAACAGATGATAGTGACACTTGGGAGCCTCCACGACATGTGAAACGGAAGCTTTCTAAATCAGATGACTGA